A single region of the Syngnathus acus chromosome 6, fSynAcu1.2, whole genome shotgun sequence genome encodes:
- the myo9ab gene encoding unconventional myosin-IXAb isoform X1, translating into MSLQDGSCSYASSANMATASGSMRRRLEDQEFSLRVYPGSLAEGTIYCPVSARKNTTAAEAIECLIERLRLERTKCYVLAEVKEFGGEEWILNPGDCPVQRMMLWPRSALENRGGLGSGDDYRFLLREKNLDGSIHYGGSLQMWLRVTQERRRMVERGFLPQPAGSDPPTDLCALSKLTEHALLESLRARFRQEKIYTYVGSILIVVNPFQFLPIYNPKYVKLYDNHTLGKLEPHIYAVADVAYHAMLQRRHNQCIVISGESGSGKTQSTNFLIHHLTALSQKGFASGVEQIILGAGPVLEAFGNAKTAHNNNSSRFGKFIQVNYQASGTVRGAYVEKYLLEKSRLVYQEHNERNYHVFYYLLAGASEEERKSFHLLQPEEYHYLNQMTKKTHKLRWDNYSDSELQDCFSVEGEDLKHDFERLQLAMEMVGFLPATRKQIFSLLSAILHLGNIRYKKKTYRDDSIDICNPEVLPFVSELLEVKEEMLLEALTTRKTITVGERLIVPYKLAEAGTVRDSMAKSLYSALFDWIVFRANHALLNNKDLEDKSKIFSIGVLDIFGFEDYENNSFEQFCINFANERLQHYFNQHIFKLEQEEYRAEGISWHTIDYIDNSSCINLISKKPTALFHLLDEECNFPQASNQTLLDKFKRQHEGNSYIEFPAVMEPAFIITHYAGKVKYGVKDFREKNTDHMRPDVVALLKSSKNAFICGLMGIDPVATFRWAVLRAYFRALVAFREAGRRYKKTGHDSAVPCAAVKTVDSFSFLHHPVHQRSLEILQRCKDEKYSITRKNPRSPLADLQGANTLNEKAGRDGFGAGCNGRGPRSGRLSSAGSLTALGEDGIFVNSSNSKLLERAQGILLRNRNCKVKPSLPKHLLDVKSLRHLSSVTLHDRITKSLLHLHKKKKPPSISAQFQASLTKLMETLNQSEPYFVKCIRSNAEKLPLRFNDSLVLRQLRYTGMLETVRIRQSGYSVKYTFQDFVRHFHVLLPRGTTATKSGVREFFRQIHLMPAGYQVGNTTVFLREAERQRLQTLLHQEVLRRIVTLQHRFRAVLERNNFVRMKLAARVIQRWWRCCLVRESAMDLRLEERAVVCLQTAWRRCRQRRTFLRWRSSAVAIQRSWRTRRRQRTAAAVAIQAAWRGFAERKRYCETCRTVMLLQTMARGYLARLRYAKGFRELKQQHEAAAPIIQRPDDDLTSEQDHVENLSGEPAEDNRSRGADEASHKTRAKRESRRMRELEQAQFSLELLKVRTGNVDTPPRGELEPDSATCRPEDHRRHSPLGSLDSFEALAAEDTETESSGAFTSCSTAPRERLTSDPVRDSNHNEKPETASPLRTESPRATFYIASDQSPVREPTRESPSKSSKDRRESTFRKPIVVLISMQKESPLEEGSSVVQSPDRTSECREPQASSQQTHISGLEVASTVEEERTLQSTFEEGDSSMVPSSATFEASPEVPGLCSSEVDIKITLEAKAGFSPTVRPGQREKKTVSRGQGAASPLLDTKPPKAQKKNSAQTVIVNMTEKPTNTAPPRRKLPFSKSDKDLVTQGRSLSMFKDDSRTREQQVGRPGPKKKARMSRTRSDFLTRCNSEGATRSDDDDDEYYVPAHSRTPPPSPCPPRTRPKADCHSDSEMDSHKDPQKIHKTLSSGDLGKAEVLRKTSSQDGRMRGKMRFWSKSKHGRKKVSSRGESAAETPGKRGKKTSCILHQLILFFRPPEAPSPPLSPDLKAASPPRGLRDSKENKEPSPKMRRRRSLKISSVALEPAQWQNDALHILSSAHDYRTMNDFLLKKIADLESENGKKDTMVDVVFKKALKEFRINIFNSYSTALAMDDGRSIRYKDLHALFEHILEKSMRLEQRDWNESPVKVWVNTFKVFLDEFMTEYKPMEGTIGRAAKRERKKSRKKDTDIVEEHNGHIFKSTQYSIPTYCEYCSSLIWMMDRACVCKLCRYACHRKCCSKMATKCSKKYDPELSPRQFGVELSRLTGEERNVPQLVEKLINYIEMHGLYTEGIYRKSGSTNKIKELRQGLDTDVSSVILDDYNIHVIASVLKQWLRDLPSPLMTFELYEEFLRAMGQADKQEVIRGVYSVIDQLSRTHLSTLERLIFHLVRIALQEDTNRMSANALAIVFAPCVLRCPDTIDPLQSVQDISKTTACVELIINEQMSKYRARLKDINSLEFAESKAKSRLSHVRRSMKPVLIAVRFMSIAHTATPSKSRVRQSGAHTQSPPLSPRTGPPAADSESAGVAGEEAAEGTLSEQQQLAMQQEERILTEQIESLQKEKEELTYEMLILEPRASDDDTPESEASIGTADSSENITMETEGATGEQPESGAYGSRKWEMKCRRPLRRHPDSVDSADSADSTSVVSCFNQPPSDSPSPHYRFRSSSSGPLLASYSPGGAGNASESGRRPGKGRPSHRLRLSRSSPRETSGGHRREPEFGSAPQQLVLYGSNEFMV; encoded by the exons ATGAGCTTACAAGATGGCAGCTGCAGCTACGCCAGCAGCGCCAACATGGCCACCGCCAGCGGCAGCATGCGGCGGCGCCTGGAGGACCAGGAGTTCAGCCTTCGCGTCTACCCGGGCTCCCTGGCCGAGGGCACCATCTACTGCCCCGTCAGCGCCCGCAAGAACACCACAGCGGCCGAGGCCATCGAGTGCCTCATCGAGCGGCTGCGCCTGGAGCGCACCAAATGCTACGTGCTGGCCGAGGTGAAGGAGTTTGGCGGCGAGGAGTGGATCCTCAACCCCGGCGACTGCCCCGTACAGCGCATGATGCTGTGGCCCAGGAGCGCCTTGGAGAACCGCGGCGGGCTGGGCAGCGGCGACGATTACCGCTTCCTCCTGCGCGAAAAGAACCTGGACGGTTCCATCCACTACGGCGGCAGCCTCCAGATGTGGCTGCGGGTGACGCAGGAGCGCCGCCGCATGGTAGAGCGCGGCTTCCTCCCCCAACCGGCGGGGAGCGACCCCCCGACGGATTTGTGCGCCCTCTCCAAACTGACGGAGCACGCCCTCTTGGAGAGCCTGCGGGCACGTTTCCGCCAAGAGAAGATCTACACCTACGTGGGGAGTATCCTCATTGTGGTCAACCCCTTCCAGTTCCTGCCCATCTACAACCCCAAGTACGTCAAGCTCTACGACAATCACACGCTGGGCAAGCTGGAGCCGCACATCTACGCCGTGGCCGACGTGGCCTACCACGCCATGCTGCAGCGCCGCCACAACCAGTGCATCGTCATCTCGGGCGAGAGCGGCTCTGGCAAGACGCAGAGCACCAACTTTCTCATTCACCACCTGACCGCCCTCAGCCAGAAGGGCTTCGCTAGCGGCGTGGAGCAGATCATCCTGGGGGCGGGGCCCGTGCTGGAG GCTTTTGGCAACGCCAAGACGGCCCACAACAACAACTCCAGCCGCTTTGGAAAGTTCATCCAGGTCAACTACCAAGCCAGCGGCACTGTTAGAGG GGCCTATGTGGAGAAGTACCTGTTGGAGAAATCTCGCCTGGTCTACCAGGAGCATAATGAAAG gaacTACCACGTCTTTTACTACCTGCTGGCTGGAGCCAgcgaggaggagaggaaatCCTTCCACCTGCTCCAACCTGAGGAATACCACTACCTCAACCAG ATGACAAAGAAAACGCACAAACTCCGCTGGGACAATTACTCTGACAGCGAGCTG CAGGACTGCTTCAGCGTGGAGGGCGAGGACTTGAAACACGACTTTGAGCGTCTGCAGCTGGCGATGGAGATGGTCGGCTTCCTTCCCGCCACACGCAAACA GATTTTCTCGCTGCTGTCGGCCATCCTCCACCTGGGCAACATCCGTTACAAGAAGAAGACCTACAGGGACGACTCCATCGACATCTGCAACCCAGAGGTCCTTCCCTTCGTCTCGGAGCTGTTGGAG GTGAAAGAGGAGATGCTGCTGGAGGCGCTGACCACCAGGAAAACCATCACCGTTGGCGAGAGGCTCATCGTGCCCTACAAACTTGCTGAG GCGGGCACGGTGAGGGACTCCATGGCCAAATCGCTGTACAGCGCTCTCTTTGACTGGATCGTGTTCCGGGCCAATCACGCTCTGCTCAACAACAAGGACCTGGAGGACAAGTCAAAG ATCTTCTCCATCGGCGTGTTGGACATCTTTGGATTTGAGGACTACGAGAACAACAGCTTTGAGCAATTCTGTATCAACTTTGCCAACGAGCGTTTGCAGCATTACTTCAACCAGCACATCTTCAAGCTGGAGCAG GAGGAGTACCGAGCCGAGGGCATCAGCTGGCACACCATCGACTACATCGACAACAGCAGCTGCATTAACCTCATCAGCAAGAAACCCACGGCGCTCTTCCACCTGCTGGACGAGGAGTGCAA CTTCCCTCAGGCGTCCAATCAGACCTTGCTGGACAAGTTCAAGCGTCAGCATGAGGGAAACAGCTACATCGAGTTCCCCGCCGTCATGGAGCCCGCTTTCATCATCACGCACTACGCCGGCAAAGTCAAGTACGGAGTTAAG GACTTCCGGGAGAAGAACACGGACCACATGCGTCCCGACGTGGTGGCCTTGCTGAAGAGCAGCAAAAACGCCTTCATCTGCGGCCTGATGGGAATCGACCCGGTGGCCACATTCCGCTGGGCCGTTTTGCGCGCCTACTTCCGGGCCCTGGTGGCTTTCAGGGAGGCCGGACGCCGATACAAGAAGACAG GTCACGATTCCGCCGTCCCCTGCGCCGCCGTCAAAACCGTGGACAGTTTCAGTTTCCTTCATCACCCGGTTCACCAGAGGAGCCTTGAGATCCTTCAAAGGTGCAAGGATGAGAAATACA GCATCACCAGGAAGAACCCTCGCTCTCCGCTGGCAGATCTTCAAGGCGCCAACACCCTGAATGAGAAAGCCGGGCG GGATGGCTTCGGCGCCGGCTGCAATGGGCGCGGGCCGAGGTCGGGACGCCTGTCGTCGGCGGGGAGCCTGACGGCCCTGGGAGAGGACGGCATCTTCGTCAACTCGTCCAACAGCAAACTCCTGGAACGAGCTCAGGGAATCTTACT AAGAAACAGAAACTGCAAAGTCAAGCCCAGCCTGCCCAAG CACTTGTTGGACGTAAAATCTCTGCGTCACCTGAGCAGCGTGACGCTCCACGATCGCATCACCAAGTCGTTGCTTCACTtgcacaagaagaagaaaccgCCCAGCATCAGCGCTCAGTTCCAG GCTTCCCTCACTAAACTGATGGAGACGCTCAACCAATCGGAGCCGTACTTTGTCAAGTGCATCCGCTCCAATGCTGAgaag CTGCCGTTGCGCTTTAATGACAGCTTAGTGCTGAGGCAGCTGCGCTACACGGGGATGCTGGAAACCGTCCGGATCCGACAATCGGGCTACAGCGTCAAGTACACCTTCCAG GATTTCGTGCGTCACTTTCACGTGCTGCTGCCTCGAGGCACAACTGCAACCAAGTCGGGCGTCAGGGAGTTCTTCAGGCAGATCCATCTGATGCCGGCCGGCTACCAAGTGGGCAACACCACG GTGTTCCTGCGGGAGGCGGAGCGTCAACGTCTTCAGACGCTCCTGCACCAGGAAGTTCTGCGGCGCATCGTCACGCTGCAGCATCGCTTCCGAGCCGTCCTGGAGAGGAACAACTTTGTCAGGATGAAGCTGGCTGCACGTGTCATCCAA CGCTGGTGGCGATGCTGCCTCGTTCGAGAGTCCGCCATGGATCTGAGGCTGGAGGAGCGAGCGGTGGTGTGCCTCCAAACAGCCTGGAGGCGCTGCAGGCAGCGCCGGACATTCCTGCGGTGGCGCAGCTCGGCCGTGGCCATCCAGAGGAGCTGGAGGACGCGCCGGCGCCAAAGGACGGCGGCGGCTGTCGCCATCCAGGCGGCTTGGAGGGGATTCGCTGAGAGGAAACGCTACTGTGAGACCTGCAGGACTGTGATGCTGCTGCAGACCATGGCGAGGGGTTACCTGGCTCGCCTAAGGTACGCAAAAGG ATTCCGAGAACTGAAGCAGCAGCACGAAGCGGCGGCGCCCATCATTCAAAGACCCGACGACGACCTCACCTCGGAACAGGATCACGTGGAGAACCTCTCCGGGGAACCGGCGGAAGACAATCGAAGTCGGGGCGCGGACGAGGCCAGCCACAAGACTCGAGCCAAGCGAGAGAGCAGGCGCATGAGAGAGCTGGAGCAGGCACAATTCAGCTTGGAGCTTCTCAAGGTTCGCACCGGAAATGTCGACACGCCTCCTCGAGGAGAGTTGGAACCAGACAGCGCCACCTGTCGCCCGGAGGACCATCGCAGACATTCGCCTCTCGGGTCTCTTGATAGCTTTGAGGCGCTCGCTGCCGAGGACACAGAGACCGAAAGTTCGGGAGCTTTCACGTCCTGTTCGACCGCGCCTCGAGAACGTTTGACTTCAGATCCAGTGAGAGATTCAAACCACAACGAAAAGCCCGAGACAGCGTCACCGCTCAGGACCGAGAGCCCGAGGGCGACGTTTTACATCGCTTCGGACCAAAGTCCGGTCCGAGAACCGACACGCGAAAGCCCCAGCAAGTCTTCCAAAGACAGAAGGGAGTCCACGTTTCGAAAGCCCATCGTGGTCTTGATCAGTATGCAAAAAGAGAGTCCTCTGGAAGAGGGGTCGTCGGTAGTCCAAAGTCCAGACAGAACTTCTGAATGCAGAGAACCGCAAGCCAGTTCCCAACAGACACACATATCGGGTTTGGAGGTAGCATCTACTGTTGAAGAAGAAAGAACTCTACAGTCCACTTTTGAGGAAGGCGATTCCTCCATGGTTCCGTCTTCAGCCACTTTTGAGGCAAGCCCAGAAGTTCCTGGCCTTTGCTCCTCAGAAGTGGACATCAAGATCACCCTGGAGGCCAAAGCCGGCTTTTCTCCCACCGTCCGCCCGGGTCAGCGGGAGAAGAAAACGGTCTCGCGTGGGCAGGGAGCCGCCAGCCCGCTCCTTGACACCAAGCCACCCAAAGCCCAGAAGAAGAACTCGGCTCAGACCGTCATTGTCAACATGACGGAGAAGCCCACCAACACGGCGCCACCCAGACGCAAGCTTCCGTTCTCCAA GTCCGATAAGGATTTGGTGACCCAGGGAAGATCTTTGTCCATGTTCAAAGATGATTCCAGGACCAGAGAG CAGCAGGTGGGGCGGCCGGGCCCCAAAAAGAAAGCACGCATGTCCCGGACGCGCTCCGACTTCCTCACGCGCTGTAACTCGGAAGGAGCCACGCGCTCggacgacgatgatgacgagtACTACGTCCCCGCCCACTCCCGCacgccgcccccctccccgtgCCCCCCACGCACTCGCCCCAAGGCCGACTGTCACAGTGACTCCGAGATG GATTCCCACAAAGACCCACAGAAGATCCATAAGACCTTGTCATCGGGAGATTTGGGCAAAGCGGAGGTGCTGAGGAAAACCTCCAGTCAGGATGGAAG AATGAGAGGGAAGATGCGATTCTGGAGTAAAAGTAAACACGGCAGGAAAAAAGTGTCCAGCAGGGGCGAAAGTGCTGCTGAGACACCCGGTAAGAGaggtaaaaaaacaagctgcaTCTTACATcagctgattttattttttcgtcCGCCAGAGGCCCCGTCGCCTCCTCTCAGTCCCGACCTGAAGGCAGCGTCGCCGCCACGGGGCTTGCGGGACAGCAAGGAGAACAAGGAGCCGTCTCCCAagatgcggcggcggcgcagcCTGAAGATCAGCAGCGTGGCTCTGGAACCCGCCCAGTGGCAGAATGACGCGCTGCACATCCTCAGCTCGGCTCACGACTACCGCACCATGAACGACTTCCTGCTCAAGAAG ATCGCCGACCTGGAGAGTGAAAACGGCAAGAAGGACACCATGGTGGATGTGGTCTTCAAGAAAGCCCTGAAGGAGTTCCGCATCAACATCTTCAACTCGTATTCCACCGCCCTGGCT ATGGACGACGGGAGGAGTATTCGCTACAAGGACCTGCACGCCCTCTTTGAGCACATCCTGGAGAAGAGCATGCGGCTGGAGCAACGCGACTGGAACGAGTCGCCGGTCAAGGTGTGGGTCAACACCTTCAAGGTCTTCCTGGACGAGTTCATGACCGAGTACAAGCCCATGGAGGGGACAATCGGCAGG GCCGCCAAACGAGAGCGCAAGAAGTCGCGCAAGAAGGACACTGACATT GTTGAGGAGCACAACGGCCACATCTTCAAGTCGACGCAGTACAGCATCCCCACGTACTGCGAGTACTGCTCGTCGCTCATCTGGATGATGGACCGAGCCTGCGTTTGCAAAC TCTGCCGCTACGCCTGCCACAGGAAGTGCTGCTCCAAGATGGCCACCAAGTGCAGCAAGAAG TACGATCCGGAGCTGTCGCCTCGTCAGTTTGGCGTGGAGCTCTCCAGGCTGACCGGCGAGGAGCGCAACGTCCCCCAACTGGTGGAGAAGCTCATCAACTACATCGAGATGCACGGCCTCTACACGGAGGGCATCTACAGGAAGTCGGGCTCCACCAATAAAATCAAGGAACTGCGCCAGGGGCTGGACACCG ACGTGAGCAGCGTGATCTTGGACGATTACAACATCCACGTCATCGCCAGCGTGCTCAAGCAGTGGCTCCGCGACCTGCCCAGCCCGCTCATGACATTTGAGCTCTACGAGGAGTTCCTCCGAGCCATGG GTCAAGCCGACAAGCAGGAGGTGATCCGAGGTGTGTACTCGGTCATCGACCAGCTGAGCCGCACACACCTAAGCACGTTGGAACGCCTCATCTTCCACCTGGTCAG GATTGCGCTGCAGGAGGACACCAACAGGATGTCGGCCAACGCGCTGGCCATCGTCTTCGCCCCGTGCGTCCTGCGCTGCCCCGACACCATCGACCCCCTGCAGAGCGTCCAAGACATCAGCAAGACCACAGC GTGTGTGGAGCTGATCATCAATGAGCAGATGAGCAAGTACAGAGCGCGTCTGAAGGACATCAACAGTCTGGAGTTCGCCGAGAGCAAAGCCAAGAGCCGACTGAGCCACGTCAGGAGGTCCATG AAACCTGTACTAATCGCTGTTAGGTTTATGAGCATAGCCCACACTGCCACCCCG AGTAAGAGCCGCGTTCGGCAAAGCGGCGCCCACACGCAGTCTCCGCCACTCAGCCCCAGGACGGGCCCCCCGGCGGCGGACAGCGAAAGCGCGGGAGTGGCCGGCGAGGAAGCGGCCGAGGGCACGCTGagcgagcagcagcagctcgccATGCAGCAAGAGGAACGGATCCTCACCGAGCAGATTGAGAGTCTGCAGAAAGAAAA gGAGGAGCTGACATATGAGATGTTGATCCTGGAACCGCGAGCGTCCGACGACGACACTCCAGAATCGGAAGCGTCCATCGGCACGGCCGACAGCTCCGAGAACATCACCATGGAAACGGAGGGTGCCACAGGGGAGCAGCCCG AATCGGGCGCTTATGGCTCCCGAAAATGGGAGATGAAGTGCAGGCGACCTTTGCGTCGCCATCccgactcggtggactcggccGACTCGGCCGACTCGACCTCCGTTGTCTCCTGCTTCAATCAGCCGCCGTCGGACTCGCCTTCCCCTCACTACCGCTTCCGCTCGTCGTCGTCGGGACCCCTGCTGGCCTCCTACAGCCCGGGAGGGGCGGGAAACGCGTCCGAGTCAGGGCGGCGGCCCGGGAAAGGCCGCCCCAGCCACAGGCTTCGCCTGAGCCGCAGCTCGCCGAGGGAGACGTCGGGTGGACACCGCAGGGAGCCCGAGTTCGGCTCGGCGCCGCAGCAGCTGGTTCTGTACGGCAGTAACGAGTTCATGGTGTGA